One Jeotgalibaca porci genomic region harbors:
- a CDS encoding aldo/keto reductase family protein, whose translation METIYLGSGAEMPIIGTGTNTYGKENNKYDGTITGDTTELDQAIAAGYRHIDTAISYRNESVVGDAVVKSGLPRDAFFLTSKIPGRPEHVGTDEAVHNAVRASLNALRTDYIDLYLIHHPWDNLEEMLYVWKILENYVDEGVLRAIGVSNFDETQLQYLLDHGRIKPATNQIQSHPGHWNHGIIEFCQANGVTPVAWGPLSRVQDSDRAMLTEIGAKYGKTWAQVALRYQLERGVAVIPKSHNSERQKQNLALFDFELTKEEKTRITEL comes from the coding sequence ATGGAAACAATCTATTTAGGAAGCGGAGCAGAGATGCCGATTATCGGAACAGGCACAAACACATACGGGAAAGAGAACAATAAATATGATGGCACTATTACCGGAGATACAACAGAACTTGACCAAGCGATAGCAGCCGGATACCGTCATATTGATACGGCGATTTCTTATCGCAATGAATCGGTTGTAGGGGACGCAGTGGTTAAAAGTGGTCTACCGCGAGATGCATTCTTCCTCACTTCAAAAATTCCGGGGCGTCCGGAACATGTGGGGACCGATGAAGCAGTCCATAACGCAGTGAGAGCCAGTCTGAATGCCCTGCGAACCGATTATATCGACCTTTATTTAATTCACCATCCATGGGACAATCTGGAGGAAATGCTGTATGTTTGGAAAATTTTAGAAAACTATGTAGATGAAGGCGTTCTAAGAGCGATTGGCGTTTCCAACTTTGATGAAACGCAACTGCAATATTTACTCGATCATGGTCGGATTAAACCCGCTACGAATCAAATTCAATCACACCCCGGACACTGGAATCATGGTATAATAGAATTTTGCCAGGCCAATGGCGTTACACCTGTTGCCTGGGGACCACTTTCACGTGTTCAAGACTCTGATCGTGCAATGCTAACTGAAATTGGCGCTAAGTATGGAAAGACCTGGGCGCAAGTTGCACTACGTTACCAACTCGAACGTGGCGTTGCCGTCATTCCTAAATCGCATAACAGCGAGCGTCAAAAACAGAACCTAGCCTTATTTGATTTTGAGTTAACGAAAGAAGAGAAAACACGTATTACTGAATTATAA
- a CDS encoding GNAT family N-acetyltransferase, with amino-acid sequence MKFEQAGNGYIAKNDKGDKVAEITYSPAGEKFVIADHTYVSKELEGQGIAGKILDHLVAEMDKQGKKIMPLCPYVVRKFEKEPEKYDFINYNKHK; translated from the coding sequence ATGAAATTTGAGCAAGCTGGAAATGGTTATATAGCAAAAAATGACAAGGGCGATAAAGTTGCAGAAATAACCTATTCACCTGCCGGGGAAAAGTTTGTGATTGCAGACCATACGTATGTATCCAAAGAATTGGAAGGCCAAGGTATAGCGGGTAAGATATTAGACCATCTGGTGGCTGAAATGGATAAACAGGGGAAAAAGATAATGCCCCTATGTCCGTACGTTGTCAGGAAGTTTGAGAAAGAGCCGGAAAAATACGATTTTATCAATTACAATAAACATAAATAA
- a CDS encoding ABC transporter ATP-binding protein: MFSILRKLGWFFKLRWKSYTFGVFGLIAVAILSAVTPLILGNIIDQMVNSTLTFQSLALQSGTILVFAIAMYGLRYGWRVAIFGNSTLLESILRNRLFAHFTKMDSQFFHEYRTGDLMAHATNDLAALRFVAGGGILSITDSIFIGGTTLFSMIFFVDWKLTLFTTLPFPLLIVAARYMGKAINKRYRKSLESFSQMNNRVQESVGGMKVIKTFGEEEAHYADFTGDIENVIARNKAVYQVDSAYSPIIEGITGLTYVLTLFFGSYFISIDRISLGQLIAYFSYLSMMTWPLLAIGRVANTLERGNASYNRVTDLLSKKSSLKEAKNPIQTPVAGDIAFTVDSFTYPDGKNEVLQNAHFQLKSGNTLGIVGHTGSGKSTIFKLLLRDYDGYTGKIKYNDKDIKHYSLDAVSQGIGYVPQGTFLFSTTVRENICFVNPQLTQEQVEHFAKLADIHDDIEQFPEGYDTEVGERGVSLSGGQKQRIAIARALATQAEFLILDDALSAVDAQTEARILENLRDIRRNESTIIATHRISSIMHADEIIVLDKGQIVERGTHTELLANEGWYSQMYEEQQLQQKVDQGGETLG, from the coding sequence ATGTTTTCAATATTAAGGAAGTTAGGTTGGTTTTTTAAGCTGCGATGGAAGAGTTATACTTTCGGTGTTTTTGGGTTAATTGCGGTTGCGATTCTTTCCGCAGTGACACCTTTGATCTTAGGTAATATCATTGATCAAATGGTAAATAGTACCTTGACGTTCCAAAGTCTGGCTTTGCAGTCAGGGACAATTTTGGTCTTTGCAATTGCGATGTACGGCCTCCGGTATGGTTGGCGCGTTGCGATTTTTGGGAATTCTACTTTGTTGGAATCGATTCTGCGTAATCGTCTATTCGCCCACTTTACTAAAATGGATAGTCAGTTCTTCCATGAGTACCGGACCGGGGATTTGATGGCACATGCTACCAATGATTTGGCTGCTTTACGTTTCGTAGCAGGCGGCGGGATTTTATCCATTACAGATTCCATCTTTATCGGTGGGACCACATTATTCAGTATGATTTTTTTCGTAGACTGGAAATTGACTTTATTCACAACATTGCCATTCCCTTTATTAATCGTAGCAGCGCGCTACATGGGGAAAGCGATCAACAAGCGTTACCGTAAATCTTTAGAATCCTTTTCTCAAATGAACAACCGTGTCCAAGAGAGTGTTGGCGGTATGAAAGTAATCAAGACATTTGGCGAAGAAGAAGCACATTACGCTGATTTTACAGGCGATATTGAGAATGTTATTGCGCGTAATAAGGCTGTTTATCAGGTCGACTCGGCTTACTCACCGATTATCGAAGGGATTACTGGTTTGACATATGTTTTGACTCTGTTTTTCGGTTCTTATTTTATTTCAATCGATCGTATCTCGTTGGGACAATTAATTGCCTATTTCAGTTATTTATCCATGATGACGTGGCCGCTGTTGGCAATTGGTCGGGTAGCGAACACATTGGAGCGAGGGAATGCCAGCTACAATCGGGTGACAGATTTATTATCTAAAAAATCTAGCTTGAAAGAAGCTAAAAATCCAATCCAGACACCAGTAGCGGGAGATATTGCCTTTACGGTGGACTCCTTTACTTATCCGGATGGAAAGAATGAAGTTTTACAAAATGCACATTTCCAACTGAAATCAGGCAATACTTTAGGAATAGTTGGTCATACCGGATCCGGTAAGAGTACCATCTTTAAACTGTTACTTCGCGATTATGACGGTTACACAGGCAAAATTAAATATAATGACAAAGATATAAAGCATTATAGTTTAGATGCCGTTTCGCAAGGAATCGGTTATGTTCCGCAAGGCACATTTCTGTTTTCCACAACGGTTCGTGAAAATATCTGTTTTGTAAATCCACAACTCACACAAGAGCAGGTGGAACACTTTGCTAAATTGGCGGATATCCATGACGATATCGAACAGTTTCCAGAAGGTTATGACACGGAAGTCGGCGAACGCGGCGTTTCCTTATCGGGTGGGCAAAAACAACGGATTGCGATTGCACGTGCTCTGGCAACACAAGCAGAGTTCTTAATTTTGGACGATGCATTATCAGCGGTGGATGCACAAACGGAGGCGCGTATTTTAGAGAATTTACGCGATATTCGTCGTAATGAGTCCACCATTATTGCAACACACCGGATCAGCTCCATTATGCATGCGGATGAAATAATCGTTCTGGATAAAGGACAGATTGTTGAACGCGGTACGCATACTGAATTGCTTGCGAATGAAGGATGGTACAGCCAAATGTACGAAGAGCAACAATTGCAACAAAAAGTAGACCAAGGAGGCGAGACGCTTGGCTGA
- a CDS encoding ABC transporter ATP-binding protein, producing the protein MAERKTNFTLTEQAHILKGLFSFTKNYWKLFALSIAGMVAVSAINAYLPVMIQRYIDNYLAVGNATMELTIRISLAYLGFVILKLILVYLKDYTFKMASEQTVGSMRNRIYHKVVNLGMRYFDQTPTGSVVSRVTNDTETIKEFWNVFLTFVDGLLNAISIGIAMFALNARLAWIFMAFIPIVIVLMYIYQKYSTIIYGRMREALSQVNAKLSESITGMSIIQHFHQEERMKQEFDVVNQEYVSARISMFRMNALLLMPAVNLIEAVALFIVLWVFGMQFLDMTATDVGVVYAFTSYSKSFFHPIGSMLDSLSVFQDGLVSGSRVMDVLNRDDDAPQAHEGATGEITDGKIEIKNLSFSYDGVNDVLHDVSITANPGETIALVGQTGSGKSSIINVLMRFYDFQKGEILLDGQSIRTIPVKRLRERMGLVLQDSFMFFGNIADNIRLHGNYADAAVESAAQFVNADGFITDLEGGYDAKVIEGGSTFSTGEKQLLSFSRTILRDPKILILDEATANIDTETEKKIQQGLQNMRKGRTTIIIAHRLSTIRDADRIYVLRHGRIIEEGNHDSLIAEGGIYHDMYQLQTFQEKGEEDGE; encoded by the coding sequence TTGGCTGAAAGAAAAACGAATTTTACTTTAACAGAACAAGCACACATCCTTAAGGGTCTGTTCTCATTTACGAAGAATTACTGGAAATTATTTGCTTTATCTATTGCCGGAATGGTAGCTGTATCAGCTATTAACGCCTATTTACCGGTCATGATTCAACGGTATATTGATAACTATCTAGCAGTTGGTAATGCGACGATGGAACTGACAATTCGGATTTCATTAGCTTATCTCGGTTTCGTTATTTTGAAATTAATTTTGGTCTATCTCAAAGATTACACATTCAAAATGGCCTCCGAGCAAACTGTCGGAAGTATGCGGAACCGGATTTATCATAAAGTCGTTAATTTGGGCATGCGTTATTTTGACCAAACACCGACTGGATCCGTTGTTTCACGGGTCACAAACGATACGGAAACAATCAAAGAATTCTGGAATGTATTCTTAACGTTTGTGGATGGCTTGTTAAATGCTATTTCAATCGGAATTGCGATGTTCGCGTTAAACGCGCGTCTTGCTTGGATATTTATGGCGTTCATTCCTATTGTAATTGTTTTAATGTATATCTACCAAAAATACAGTACGATTATTTATGGACGTATGCGTGAAGCGTTGAGTCAAGTAAATGCGAAGTTAAGCGAGTCCATTACCGGTATGTCGATTATTCAACATTTCCACCAAGAAGAAAGAATGAAGCAAGAGTTTGATGTAGTGAACCAAGAGTATGTTTCAGCACGTATCAGTATGTTCCGTATGAATGCACTCCTCTTGATGCCAGCTGTGAATTTGATTGAAGCAGTCGCATTGTTTATTGTGTTGTGGGTATTCGGAATGCAGTTCTTGGATATGACCGCCACAGATGTCGGGGTGGTTTATGCCTTTACTTCTTACTCGAAGTCGTTCTTCCATCCGATTGGAAGTATGCTGGATAGTTTGAGTGTCTTCCAAGATGGTTTGGTTTCAGGTTCACGGGTTATGGATGTCTTGAACCGTGACGATGATGCACCGCAAGCGCATGAAGGAGCAACGGGAGAAATTACAGACGGTAAAATTGAAATTAAGAACCTGTCCTTTTCATATGATGGGGTGAATGATGTTTTACATGACGTGTCAATTACGGCTAATCCGGGTGAAACCATCGCGTTGGTGGGGCAAACGGGATCGGGTAAGAGTTCTATTATTAACGTTTTGATGCGTTTTTACGATTTTCAAAAAGGCGAGATTCTGTTGGATGGCCAGTCGATTCGCACTATTCCTGTGAAACGTTTGCGTGAGCGAATGGGTCTTGTGCTACAGGACAGCTTTATGTTCTTCGGAAACATTGCAGATAATATTCGTTTACACGGAAATTACGCTGACGCAGCTGTTGAATCAGCTGCTCAATTCGTTAACGCGGATGGTTTTATTACCGATTTAGAAGGCGGGTACGATGCAAAAGTTATTGAAGGGGGAAGTACTTTCTCAACCGGAGAAAAACAACTGCTGAGCTTTTCACGGACTATTTTACGTGATCCGAAGATTTTGATTTTAGATGAGGCGACAGCGAATATCGATACCGAGACAGAAAAGAAAATCCAACAAGGCTTACAGAATATGCGTAAAGGACGGACAACGATTATTATCGCACACCGTCTGTCGACCATTCGGGATGCCGATCGTATTTATGTGTTGCGTCATGGTCGTATTATCGAGGAAGGAAACCATGACAGCTTAATTGCTGAAGGCGGTATTTACCACGATATGTATCAATTACAAACCTTCCAAGAAAAAGGAGAAGAAGATGGCGAGTAA
- a CDS encoding ribonuclease H1 domain-containing protein gives MASKFYAVKKGRKPGIYKTWPDAQKQVAGFSGAQFKSFMTEQEARDFINPPSKPAVDWLADDTIEAYVDGSFDRSSSRYAYGAVIVKNGQVVETFSEASNDPRYVESFQIAGEVFGALAAIRWAIEKGYKAINIRYDYMGIEQWATGMWKANKPVSQDYIAQFKELAPQIAVHFQKEKAHTGVEYNEMADQLAKRALGL, from the coding sequence ATGGCGAGTAAGTTTTATGCAGTAAAAAAAGGGCGTAAGCCAGGTATTTATAAAACCTGGCCGGATGCACAAAAACAAGTTGCTGGCTTTTCCGGTGCACAGTTCAAGTCCTTTATGACAGAACAGGAAGCGCGTGACTTTATTAATCCGCCGTCCAAGCCAGCCGTTGATTGGCTGGCGGATGATACCATTGAAGCGTATGTTGATGGTTCGTTCGACCGTTCCAGCAGCCGCTATGCTTATGGGGCGGTGATTGTGAAGAATGGTCAGGTCGTTGAAACTTTTAGTGAAGCCAGCAATGATCCGCGCTATGTGGAGAGCTTCCAAATTGCCGGTGAAGTATTTGGTGCTTTGGCTGCTATTCGCTGGGCGATTGAGAAAGGCTACAAAGCAATCAATATTCGCTATGACTATATGGGGATTGAGCAATGGGCAACAGGTATGTGGAAAGCAAACAAACCGGTCTCACAAGATTATATTGCACAGTTCAAAGAACTAGCGCCGCAAATCGCAGTTCATTTCCAAAAAGAAAAAGCCCATACGGGAGTAGAATATAACGAAATGGCCGACCAACTGGCAAAACGCGCGTTGGGGCTATAA
- a CDS encoding glucose 1-dehydrogenase has translation MGKLENKVAVVTGAASGMGRAISVMYAQEGAKVVLADYNLEGAEEAAKEIIAAGGTALAVKADVADSNDIAAMIDTAISEYGSLDILVNNAGIMDSFEPVGEVTDEKWERIFDVNTKGVMRAMRKAVNYWLENDKKGNIINVISTGGLNGAHAGVAYGASKHAVVALTKNTAFMYAQKNIRVNGIAPGAVATNISSGMTSVSELGMSRARLAHGVIPATGTSEDIGSVAVFLGSDDTAFVNGTIIVADGGWTSAF, from the coding sequence ATGGGTAAATTGGAGAACAAAGTAGCGGTTGTAACAGGAGCAGCTTCAGGAATGGGAAGAGCTATCTCTGTGATGTACGCTCAAGAAGGCGCAAAAGTTGTTTTGGCTGACTACAATCTTGAAGGGGCAGAGGAAGCAGCTAAAGAAATTATTGCAGCGGGTGGTACAGCATTGGCCGTTAAAGCGGATGTTGCTGACAGTAACGACATCGCAGCTATGATTGATACAGCGATTTCTGAGTATGGCTCACTTGATATATTAGTCAATAATGCGGGGATTATGGATTCATTTGAACCCGTTGGCGAAGTCACGGATGAGAAATGGGAGCGTATCTTTGATGTGAATACAAAAGGCGTTATGCGTGCAATGCGTAAAGCAGTAAATTATTGGCTGGAAAATGATAAAAAAGGCAATATTATCAACGTTATTTCGACAGGTGGTTTGAATGGTGCGCATGCCGGGGTTGCCTATGGGGCGTCTAAACATGCGGTTGTAGCCTTGACGAAAAATACCGCGTTCATGTACGCACAAAAGAATATTCGTGTGAACGGGATTGCTCCGGGTGCCGTTGCGACCAATATTAGTTCTGGAATGACCAGCGTCAGCGAATTAGGGATGAGTCGTGCACGTTTGGCACACGGCGTCATTCCAGCGACAGGAACTTCTGAAGATATCGGTTCAGTGGCAGTATTCCTCGGATCTGACGATACCGCGTTTGTTAATGGGACAATTATCGTAGCTGACGGTGGTTGGACTTCAGCCTTCTAA
- a CDS encoding GntR family transcriptional regulator — protein sequence MKNKIERPLYQQIALKLAKRVAVGTYQEGHKLHARSTLAKAFNVSPETARKAVQILDDLGIMESHHGSGTYVASQERAEQYVRQFEDKETIENVRGKLKDSVNRQQQEWQNFNKLLNELVAHTRQSVDLNPFIPYEIILTKEANHLGETIAEINVWQATGATIVGILQNEKLFLSPGPYAKIGEGDTLYFVGNEYTLQRMRDFFFGNY from the coding sequence GTGAAAAATAAAATTGAACGTCCACTATACCAACAAATTGCCTTGAAATTGGCAAAACGTGTTGCGGTGGGAACGTATCAGGAAGGACATAAATTGCACGCCCGTTCGACTTTGGCCAAAGCCTTCAATGTTTCGCCAGAAACCGCCCGCAAGGCTGTTCAAATACTCGACGACTTGGGAATTATGGAATCGCATCACGGAAGTGGAACCTATGTCGCCTCTCAAGAACGAGCAGAGCAGTATGTGCGTCAGTTCGAAGACAAAGAGACTATTGAAAATGTTCGTGGTAAATTGAAGGACAGTGTAAACCGCCAACAGCAAGAGTGGCAAAATTTCAACAAACTTCTTAATGAACTTGTTGCCCACACCCGTCAGTCTGTGGATTTAAATCCTTTTATCCCCTACGAAATAATACTAACAAAAGAAGCAAATCATTTAGGTGAAACAATCGCTGAAATCAATGTATGGCAAGCAACAGGGGCGACAATTGTGGGTATTTTACAAAATGAGAAGTTATTCTTATCACCTGGACCATACGCAAAAATAGGGGAAGGTGACACGCTTTACTTCGTCGGAAATGAATATACGCTACAGAGAATGCGGGATTTCTTTTTCGGAAATTACTAA
- a CDS encoding quaternary amine ABC transporter ATP-binding protein, with translation MTKLKVENLTKVFGKRTKQALEMVKNNEPKTKILEQTGATVGVNNVSLDINENELFVIMGLSGSGKSTLIRLLNRLIEPTTGAIYIDGENIAELDKEDLREVRRSKINMVFQNFALFPHRTLLENTEFGLEVRGMDKDERRKRAEKALENSGLLSFKDQYPHQLSGGMQQRVGLARALANDPEILLMDEAFSALDPLIRREMQDELIELQNTVRKTIIFITHDLNEALRIGDRIAIMKDGEVVQIGTGEEILTNPANDYVREFVEEVDRSKVLTAANIMIPAIASVVENKGPNVILNEIRHEKTSLVMAINKKRELLGYIPADTLVDARRNNTSPMELIDTNVTRVAPDTLVAELFEVMNDSLAPIAVVENNRLLGIIRRGTIIDALAKTSEVSK, from the coding sequence TTGACAAAGTTAAAAGTAGAAAATTTAACCAAAGTTTTTGGTAAAAGAACCAAACAAGCTTTGGAAATGGTAAAGAATAACGAACCAAAGACAAAGATACTAGAACAAACAGGCGCCACTGTGGGAGTCAATAACGTTAGTCTAGATATCAATGAGAACGAATTGTTTGTTATTATGGGCTTGTCCGGAAGTGGGAAATCAACATTGATTCGCTTATTGAATCGTTTGATTGAACCAACAACCGGTGCTATATATATAGATGGTGAGAACATCGCTGAATTAGATAAAGAAGATTTGCGTGAAGTTAGACGCAGCAAGATAAATATGGTGTTTCAAAACTTTGCGTTATTCCCACACCGAACACTGTTAGAAAATACGGAGTTTGGGTTGGAAGTTCGCGGAATGGATAAAGACGAACGTCGTAAGCGCGCGGAAAAAGCTTTGGAGAACTCAGGGCTATTATCCTTCAAGGATCAATATCCCCATCAACTTTCTGGTGGGATGCAACAACGCGTTGGTTTAGCGCGTGCATTGGCAAACGATCCGGAAATCTTACTAATGGATGAGGCGTTCTCTGCATTGGATCCATTGATTCGTCGGGAAATGCAAGATGAACTGATTGAATTGCAAAATACCGTTCGCAAGACCATCATTTTCATTACACATGATTTGAACGAAGCACTTCGTATCGGTGACCGTATTGCGATTATGAAAGACGGCGAGGTCGTGCAAATCGGAACAGGGGAAGAAATTTTGACGAATCCTGCTAATGATTATGTAAGAGAATTCGTTGAAGAGGTTGACCGTTCGAAAGTATTGACGGCTGCCAATATCATGATTCCTGCGATTGCATCTGTTGTGGAAAATAAAGGACCGAACGTGATTCTGAATGAAATCCGTCATGAGAAGACAAGTTTAGTTATGGCTATCAATAAGAAACGTGAATTGTTGGGATATATTCCAGCAGACACACTCGTTGATGCGCGTCGTAACAATACGTCACCGATGGAATTAATTGATACGAATGTGACGCGCGTTGCGCCTGATACATTAGTTGCTGAGCTGTTTGAAGTGATGAATGACTCACTAGCGCCAATTGCTGTTGTGGAAAATAATCGCCTACTCGGCATTATCCGACGTGGAACGATTATTGATGCATTAGCCAAAACAAGCGAGGTGAGCAAATAA
- a CDS encoding ABC transporter permease/substrate binding protein yields MDFLRHALPVASWIDTFTEWLTTTFAGLFSFLQTVGEAMMNGMTGMLMLVPPLLFIPLLALFMFIISKKKIGLTVFTLLGLLFVYNQGLWTNLMNTVTLVIVASLVSIIIGIPLGILMAKSSIANKIITPILDFMQTMPSFVYLIPAVAFFGIGMVPGVFASVIFALPPTVRFTNLGIKQVPEDLSEAAEAFGSTGWQKLFKLELPLAKQTIFAGINQTTMLALSMVVTASMIGAPGLGEGVLSALQRAEIGSGFVSGISLVILAIIIDRVTQNLNQPVVSRTEKEKTARKRRNIIGSVVAAVVLIGGAVYYTASQDKSRQVTLSSLQWDSEIASGNVVKEVLEDLGYDVKISYLDVAVMFSAVANGEADGSVAPWLPITQGAIFEQYKDSVVDLGPNLTGAQNGIAVPTYMDVDSIAELSDEAGQVITGIEPGAGITGLTEEAFEVYENLAGWTQKTSSTGAMTVELGQAIAKEEEIVFTGWTPHWMFERYDLKMLEDPKNVMGEGETIVSLARIGLEEDMPEVYKVLDNFNWELADMQSVMLEMSEGVAPEVAARNWIDANPDKVESWLE; encoded by the coding sequence ATGGACTTTTTAAGACACGCATTACCAGTTGCAAGCTGGATTGATACATTTACAGAATGGTTAACGACCACATTTGCAGGGCTATTTAGTTTCTTACAAACAGTGGGTGAAGCAATGATGAACGGAATGACCGGTATGCTCATGTTGGTACCGCCGTTGCTATTCATCCCTTTACTAGCACTATTTATGTTTATTATCTCGAAAAAGAAAATAGGTTTAACAGTCTTTACGTTACTTGGATTGCTTTTCGTTTATAACCAAGGACTATGGACGAACTTGATGAATACAGTCACACTTGTGATTGTAGCGAGTCTAGTTTCAATCATTATTGGGATTCCGTTAGGTATTTTGATGGCTAAAAGTTCAATTGCCAATAAAATCATTACGCCGATTCTAGACTTTATGCAGACAATGCCGTCATTTGTTTACTTGATTCCGGCAGTAGCATTTTTTGGAATCGGTATGGTACCGGGTGTATTCGCATCGGTAATCTTTGCACTACCGCCAACTGTTCGTTTTACGAATTTGGGTATCAAACAAGTTCCTGAAGATTTAAGTGAAGCAGCGGAAGCATTTGGTAGCACGGGTTGGCAAAAACTATTCAAATTAGAGTTGCCATTAGCAAAACAAACAATCTTTGCAGGTATCAACCAAACGACGATGTTGGCTCTTTCGATGGTTGTAACAGCATCTATGATTGGTGCTCCAGGACTTGGAGAAGGCGTCTTGTCTGCCTTACAACGTGCCGAAATCGGTAGTGGATTCGTGAGCGGTATTTCGTTAGTTATCCTAGCGATTATCATTGACCGTGTGACACAAAATTTGAATCAACCTGTCGTGAGTCGAACTGAAAAAGAAAAAACAGCACGCAAACGCAGAAATATTATCGGTAGCGTGGTAGCAGCGGTTGTTTTAATTGGTGGAGCAGTTTACTACACAGCTTCGCAAGATAAGAGCCGTCAAGTAACACTAAGTAGCTTGCAGTGGGACAGTGAAATTGCATCTGGGAACGTTGTGAAAGAGGTCCTGGAAGATTTAGGGTATGATGTGAAAATCAGTTATTTAGATGTAGCGGTTATGTTTAGTGCTGTTGCCAATGGTGAAGCGGACGGATCTGTAGCACCATGGTTACCGATTACGCAAGGTGCTATTTTTGAACAATATAAAGATAGCGTTGTGGATCTGGGACCAAACTTAACGGGTGCACAAAACGGAATTGCGGTCCCTACTTACATGGACGTTGATTCCATTGCTGAGTTATCTGACGAAGCAGGACAAGTTATTACGGGGATTGAGCCTGGTGCAGGTATTACTGGTTTAACTGAAGAAGCCTTTGAAGTTTACGAAAATTTGGCTGGTTGGACACAAAAAACATCTTCAACTGGCGCGATGACCGTTGAATTAGGTCAAGCAATCGCGAAAGAAGAAGAGATTGTCTTTACTGGTTGGACACCGCACTGGATGTTCGAACGTTACGATTTGAAAATGTTAGAAGACCCGAAAAATGTAATGGGAGAGGGCGAAACAATCGTTTCCCTTGCAAGAATCGGTCTCGAAGAAGATATGCCAGAAGTTTACAAGGTTCTGGATAATTTCAACTGGGAGCTTGCAGATATGCAAAGTGTCATGCTGGAAATGAGTGAAGGTGTGGCGCCTGAAGTAGCAGCTCGCAATTGGATTGATGCCAATCCTGATAAAGTTGAAAGTTGGTTAGAGTAA
- a CDS encoding metal-sensitive transcriptional regulator → MEITNKNVINRLKRTEGQVRGIQKMIEEEKDCMSIMTQLSAVRSSIDRVMGLVVAENLKACLENPDTNPEEQAKRLEQAINMIIKK, encoded by the coding sequence ATGGAAATAACTAATAAAAATGTCATCAACCGGTTAAAACGTACGGAAGGCCAAGTCCGTGGTATCCAGAAGATGATTGAAGAAGAAAAAGATTGCATGTCTATCATGACGCAGTTGAGCGCTGTTCGTTCCAGTATTGATCGGGTCATGGGACTTGTCGTTGCCGAGAACCTCAAAGCATGCTTAGAAAATCCGGATACGAATCCTGAAGAACAAGCCAAGAGACTTGAACAAGCCATTAATATGATTATTAAGAAGTAA
- a CDS encoding rhodanese-like domain-containing protein: MFKLFSKNAAITTKELENDLSEKTILDVRTPGEYRMGHISNAKNVPLDKIATYVGDKETPVYVICQSGMRSKRAVGMLKKKGYTAINVRGGMSQWTGTIKGGK, from the coding sequence ATGTTCAAACTGTTCAGTAAAAACGCTGCTATCACAACGAAAGAGTTAGAAAATGACCTTTCAGAAAAAACAATTTTAGATGTCCGTACACCTGGTGAATACCGAATGGGGCATATTTCGAATGCAAAAAATGTCCCATTGGATAAAATTGCGACTTATGTAGGGGATAAAGAAACGCCTGTTTATGTCATTTGCCAATCTGGGATGCGCAGCAAGAGAGCGGTAGGTATGCTTAAGAAAAAAGGTTATACAGCCATTAACGTCCGCGGCGGGATGAGCCAATGGACCGGAACTATCAAAGGAGGAAAATAA